tgcttcttatgattggttttgtagtccagggtcacatattacaaactTAAAACATTAACACACAACAGTATTCAAAAAACAGTTCAGTAACTTTGACTACATGTGCTTGATGTGGCAATTTAATGCTGGTGTATCTGGGGTGGAAAaagcattttaatgtttattcCTGAAGGCTGTAACCGAGGGGTTCATTTAAGTACGTACAGACTACAAGACTTGTGAAATCCTGTAATCCTGactataaatgtacattttatttgcAAACCTCACTCAGTGCTTGAAGAACCTGCTTTCCATCTCAAAGTCTGGCTTTAAAGACAATTATTTAGTCGCCAATAAATAAAGAGTTTGATGTATCAAAGGATTTAATCGAGAATGACAGTTCGCAACAGGTCCACCTCATTTAAGCTGATTGTAGCAATTGCACCGTCATTAAACTCGAACGACGTCCCACCATCCACCACCATGCAGGCATCCCAGCACCTCGAGCGGACACAAACCCTATCGAAAACAACAGCATTTTCATTACTTTTTGTCTTGTAGCTTGTTTTTTTTAGCTTAAAACATGGAGAAATAGTTATATGAGGTATGATGAACTAACAATAAATAGAGCATTTATGATgagaaatgttcttttttttatagaacattaatattaattttaaatgttagaaatgtttttGTACACCAGTAAACtatataatattacaattaatatttaatcatttactAGACAGTTGTGAGAAGATGGAAATTAAAACTCACTTTTTGGCAAAACCTCTTTGTCGGCTATTGGAAAATACTCTGTTGACAATCGGCTCCCTTACACTGAAGAAAAGTTTGTCCTCCTCTGGGCCGAAGATCAGCGACTCGTTGTATGTTTCAGTAACTGAACACAAAATAGGGACCAATTATTCAGTGTgtagaatattaatattattaatacattgaTAAAATTGTATCTGTATAAATTTAAGCAGAATTAAAACAACTTAAGTCACTTTAAAATACACACGATATATTTCCAATTATTAGACAATAATTTAAAATGCAGAATATTAATTTAATGAATTTTAACAGAATTACAATgatgaaaaataattttaaaatacaaattacatataacacaaaatatttaaattgtagatttttttaagcaaaaaaaaaaaaaaaaaaaaaaaaacttttaaaatacaaataataattcaCAAAAGGACCCAATTATTAAAACTGCagatgaataatttttttttataaatttaaagcattttttaaaaatgacattttaaaattcaaataatATGTATCAATCACTGAATACAAAAATAGGAGCCAATTATTTAAATAGCGGAATATTCATTTtcagaaatttaaaaaataaaaagatattatATATTAAAGTCAGGGAATACAAAAATCAAAAATTGGAGCCAGTTATTTAAAAAGCagattattaattttataaattacttGACAAATATTTCAGCCACTAAACACAAAAtataagtaaattatttaaattgtagattaattttcaaaatttaaacaaataaaaaaaaatataacaactttTAAACTGTAGATTATTAATTGGATAAAAtgtaaacaatgaaaaaaaaggcattttaaaatacaaatatattaccGTCACTGAATACAAAAATAGGAGCCATTTATTTAAGTTTCAGATTATTTTTcagattattttataaatttaaacaaataaaatttaaataacacacaatatttttaaaacaattaaaaaaaaaaaaaaaatcacattttaaaataaaaattatatatttaaaaaaaatagtgaaCAGTTATTTAAATCGCAGATTattaattttgtaaaatttaaacaatttaaaattttaataaacaatgtttttaaaacaatttttaaaaatttccttttaaaacaaaaattatatatttcaaaaatagggaacagttatttaaatagcagattaattatgtaaaattgaaacaatttaaaatttaaataaacaatatttttaaaacaatttttaaaaatgacattttaaaataactgttcccTATTTTTGAaatatgtcatttttatttaaatagcagattattaatttggtaaaatttaagcaattttaaatttaaataaacaatatttttaaaactatttttaaaaattacattttaaaataaaaatgacatttttcaaaaatagggaacagttatttaaattgtagattattaattttgtaaaatttaaactatttaaaattgaaataaacaatatttttaaaacaatttaaaaaaattacattttaaaataattatatatttaaaaaatagtgaaCAGTTATTTAAATCGCAGATTattaattttgtaaaatttaaacaaCTTAATTTTAATcaacaatgtttttaaaactattttcaaaaattacattttaaaacaaaaattatatatttcaaaaataGGGGACAGTTATTTAAATTGCAgattaattttataaatgtaaaccgtttaaaatttaaataaacaatgtttttaaaactattttcaaaaattacattttaaaacaaatattatatatttcaaaaatagggaacagttatttaaatagcagattattaattatgttaaatttaaacaattttaaatttaaataatattttaaaaaatgacattttaaaataaaaatgacatattTCAAAAATAGggaacagttatttaaatagcagattaattatgtaaaattgaaacaatttaaaatttaaataaacaatatttttaaaacaatttttaaaaatgacattttaaaataactgttcccTATTTTTGaaatatgtaatttttatttaaatagcagattattaatttggtaaaatttaagcaattttaaatttaaataaacaatatttttaaaactatttttaaaaattacattttaaaataaaaatgacatttttcaaaaatagggaacagttatttaaattgtagattattaattttgtaaaatttaaactatttaaaattgaaataaacaatatttttaaaacaattaaaaaaaattacattttaaaataattatatatttaaaaaatagtgaaCAGTTATTTAAATCGCAGATTattaattttgtaaaatttaaacaatttaaaattttaatcaacaatgtttttaaaactattttcaaaaattacattttaaaacaaaaattatatatttcaaaaataGGGGACAGTTATTTAAATTGCAgattaattttataaatgtaaaccgtttaaaatttaaataaacaatgtttttaaaacaattttttaaaatgacactttaaaataactgttcccTATTTTTGAaatatgtcatttttatttaaatagcagATTATTAATTTGGTCAAATTTAagcaattttaaatttaaataaaaaaataatttttaaaactatttttaaaaattacattttaaaataaaaatgacatttttcaaaaatagggaacagttatttaaattgtagattattaattttgtaaaatttaaactatttaaaattgaaataaacaatatttttaaaacaatttaaaaaaaagtacattttaaaacaaaaattatatatttcaaaaataGGGGACAGTTATTTAAATTGCAgattaattttataaatgtaaaccatttaaaatttaaataaacaatgtttttaaaactattttcaaaaattacattttaaaacaaatattatatatttcaaaatagggaacagttatttaaatagcagattattaattatgttaaattgaaacaatttaaaatttaaataaacaatatttttaaaatgacactttaaaataactgttcccTATTTTTGaaatatgtaatttttatttaaatagcagATTATTAATTTGGTAAAAATTTAAACACAAAATACACCATTTATACTTGTacgaacaagcaaacaaacaaacaaacaaacaaaagatattGTATTTTGAACTCACCACTCTCAATGAACTCCTGATTTAGAGGAACATCCAAACCTGTTTTTAATTTACCTAAGATACAGAAAATAAGATCATGATTGTAGCAGCTGACCATTGTAAACTGTTTTGACATTGAACATATGAAACATAGATTATATTTAACttataaatatattacattttatgttatataaGTTAAGCTATACATGTTATAATAACTTTAGTTTTTGTGGTTCTAACCTATTCTAAGGACATCCTCCACTGCCTGCTCCACAAGTTTATTAATATTGTAGGACCTGGATGAGGGAACAAAAATGATTTGGTAACACTTACATCTCTTGACATTTTCTGAGATGTTGTAATATCACTTCAGTGGAGCACTGCTCTGAGTCTGACTCACCAGGCTTTAGATCCAGTTCCAGTGCAAATGCTAAGCCCTGAGCTCTTCTGCTTCTCCCACGGCCCGTCGTCAATGGAGATTTCGTAGTATGAAGCCCTATGAAGCGAGAGGGTGAGATGGGGTTTGAAGGATTTATACTTCAACCTGTGGCAAACAGAAATCCACAAGTAAGGGGAGATGGGGGGGGATGCATGGAGTGAAAGAGGAAAAGTGGCTCATGAAATGTTCATGGCAGCGACTGGATCCACAGCGTCACAGGAGGGTGGGCCAAGGATATATACCTGGAGGACAGGGACTCCCCAATGAAGATCTCATTGAGCCCCCGGACAGAGAGTAGGTGAGGCCTTTCAGGTCTGTCGTGTGTTGtacctgttaaaaaaaaagatagCGTTGTTATCTTTGTGCCTCCTGGAATGATTTGGTagtcacaaagaaaacaaatgttcaGAGTAAAATGTTCTTACAAAGTAATCAAAGCTGGGTGCAGTGTTATTGcactaatattttatttactggcACTTTCATGTTTAATGCAGGTGGATTGTTTCATAACAGTTTTATAATAGCTATAACTGCAAAGTTATTATTATCAAACAATCCACctgcattaaacatgaaaatgccAGTTGATAAAAtactaaaacctaaactaaacaaaaacaaactaaaagcaatgaaataattaaatcaaaccaaaaataaaatagaaatgaaaatgaaaaaataattctgaataataaaaataaaataaccctgaaaaataaaaaacCCTGATAAAGTACAATAATAACTGATATTTTACAAATACATCAaataacacacacaaacatttttacactaccagtcaaaagtttttgaacagtaagatttttaattttgttcACCGAGCCTTGAtccaaaaattgtaatattttttatttgattatatttaaaaatgtaatttattcttgtgatttcaaagcttaatttttatctgctgctcaaaaaatgtatttattattattattattaatgaaaacagattagaattttttcagggtttttttatgaatataaagttcaattTATCAAATCAATTATCAAAAATATAAACCTTTTagaacattataaaagtctttatcatgactttttgatcaatttaaagcatccttgctaactaaaagtattaatttctataatttctgtcCCCAAAAAATATTCTgactctatttatttatttattgttttaaatattgataataataataattattataaatgtttcgTGAACAGCatctcagcatattagaatgatttctgaaggatcatgtgacactgaagactggagtaatgatgctgaaaaattagctttgatcacagaaaaaaaaaaattacattttaaaatatattatatatatatatatatatatatatatatatatataaatgaaaccAATTTTTTCTAGTCTGTTAATTAaagcgatggttcggagtagGTTTGACTACATTGCtttgcactccgaagcccatctaaatgccccatccaaagttttttttaccttagtcgaacattgacgGAGATATTCGAGcatgtcatattttattttattttttatatttaatttaatatttaattaatattattttataatattttatatatattatttttttaatttatattatattttatgcattactattttctattatcttttatttatattatattttaaataacattttcttcTTTTTGCTGTAAAATACGACCTAGAGatttttcaacattatttgtggGATGGTTTTGAGATTGTAATTGAGAGGAATGTATGTCAAGATAGCAATGTGCAAAACGTGATTCGTACTGCTCTGAGTCTCTGTGGTGATGCGGTGCGCCTTGCTGTGCTGCTCGAGGCTCAGCTGCAGCTCATGCAGGTCCACTGGAGTCGGGTTGATCCCGGTGCCCTCCAAATACATACGGATACGCTGACGCCACTGCCACCTAGCGAAGatagttactttttaaaaaagagaAAGGAAAGATACAGAAGGGATACATCATAGAAACAAAAAAAGCAGGCAGAATGATGATTAGAATGAAAAATGGGACCCAAAAAAGTGGTGTGTTATTAGTCACTTTCAATCAAGCTAAATATCAACACAAAACTGTTAAACagccatttatttttatttgtactgTATGTCAAGTACTAATTATCAGAATTAATAGATTCAGTAATATTCATTTACAATTTTTTAGGACACATTTTttcctgacacacacacaaaaaacacccCTAGCTTCTAATACTGCTTAATGTAGGATTTGGCTTTCTAAGCTGCCAAGCACCTCCCCCAAGACCAAGATCAATCTTTATCCCATAAGAAAC
The genomic region above belongs to Garra rufa chromosome 19, GarRuf1.0, whole genome shotgun sequence and contains:
- the nadk2 gene encoding NAD kinase 2, mitochondrial isoform X2; protein product: MLSRALRKSLSYGNPIVAGFTGSYCSRLYFHQTAVSKVALQAEGGFKPARVAVVTKTTRYEFEQQRYRYAGLSEEDLKQLLALKGSSYSGLLERHNIHTSNVGQIVDSLEKEGIEVRIVKRGEYDEDTVRWADAIISAGGDGTMLLVASKVYDKNKPVLGVNTDPERSEGHLCLPVHYTHAFSEALQKLRKGEFRWQWRQRIRMYLEGTGINPTPVDLHELQLSLEQHSKAHRITTETQSSTTHDRPERPHLLSVRGLNEIFIGESLSSRASYYEISIDDGPWEKQKSSGLSICTGTGSKAWSYNINKLVEQAVEDVLRIGKLKTGLDVPLNQEFIESVTETYNESLIFGPEEDKLFFSVREPIVNRVFSNSRQRGFAKKVCVRSRCWDACMVVDGGTSFEFNDGAIATISLNEVDLLRTVILD
- the nadk2 gene encoding NAD kinase 2, mitochondrial isoform X1, with protein sequence MLSRALRKSLSYGNPIVAGFTGSYCSRLYFHQTAVSKVALQAEGGFKPARVAVVTKTTRYEFEQQRYRYAGLSEEDLKQLLALKGSSYSGLLERHNIHTSNVGQIVDSLEKEGIEVRIVKRGEYDEDTVRWADAIISAGGDGTMLLVASKVYDKNKPVLGVNTDPERSEGHLCLPVHYTHAFSEALQKLRKGEFRWQWRQRIRMYLEGTGINPTPVDLHELQLSLEQHSKAHRITTETQSSTTHDRPERPHLLSVRGLNEIFIGESLSSRLKYKSFKPHLTLSLHRASYYEISIDDGPWEKQKSSGLSICTGTGSKAWSYNINKLVEQAVEDVLRIGKLKTGLDVPLNQEFIESVTETYNESLIFGPEEDKLFFSVREPIVNRVFSNSRQRGFAKKVCVRSRCWDACMVVDGGTSFEFNDGAIATISLNEVDLLRTVILD